CCGACGGAGGCAAGGACGTGGACGCGTCGATCAACCGCGGCGTGCCGCTGGCCGAGATGTCGCGCAGCAGCGCGCTCTGCAAGCGGCTCGTGGAAATCGCCCACACGCTCAGCCCGCGCAAGGAGGAAGCGGCAGGCTTCATCGGCCGGCTCTTCCGCCGAGCCTGACACCGCACTGCGCCCTGCGCATCTTCATCCTTCAACAGCAAGGCAGGTCCACATGTCATTCAGAGAACAGCTCAACGCAATCGAAGCCCCGCCGGTCGTACGCGCGCCGCCATCGCCCCCGGCCGATGGAGCGCTCTTGTCCTACGCCTCGGATTCCTACAAGCTCCTGAAGGAGCGAATGCACCTGAAACTGCTGGACCGGTTCGACCTGGCAGTGCTCGAAACCCTGAAGCCCGAGGTGCTGCGCCATGAAATCTCCGTCATGGTCACGCGGCTGCTGCAGGAGGAACCCGAGGCCCTGAACGACATCGAGCGGCGCACGCTGATCCGCGACATCCAGCACGAGATGCTCGGCTTCGGGCCGATCGAGCTGCTGATGGCCGACCCGACGGTGTCGGACATCCTGGTGAACTCGCACGACCAGGTCTACGTGGAGCGCAGGGGCCGGCTCGAGCTGACGGACGTGAGCTTCACCGACGAGAAGCACCTGCTGCGCATCATCGACAAGATCGTCTCGCTGGTGGGGCGGCGCATCGACGAATCGAGCCCGATGGTCGATGCCCGGCTGCCGGATGGATCGCGCGTCAATGCGGTGGTTGCGCCGGTGGCGCTGGACGGACCGATGATGTCGATTCGCCGCTTCGCGAAGATCCCGCTGAAGATGGAAAACCTCGTGAACGACCTGAAGACGCTCACGCCGCACATGGGCCTGATGCTCGAAGGGCTGGCCGGCGCGAAGATCAACATGCTGATCTCCGGCGGCACCGGCGCCGGCAAGACCACGCTGCTGAACATTCTCTCGGGCTTCATTCCCGCCACCGAACGCATCATCACCATCG
The Variovorax sp. OAS795 genome window above contains:
- a CDS encoding CpaF family protein — protein: MSFREQLNAIEAPPVVRAPPSPPADGALLSYASDSYKLLKERMHLKLLDRFDLAVLETLKPEVLRHEISVMVTRLLQEEPEALNDIERRTLIRDIQHEMLGFGPIELLMADPTVSDILVNSHDQVYVERRGRLELTDVSFTDEKHLLRIIDKIVSLVGRRIDESSPMVDARLPDGSRVNAVVAPVALDGPMMSIRRFAKIPLKMENLVNDLKTLTPHMGLMLEGLAGAKINMLISGGTGAGKTTLLNILSGFIPATERIITIEDAAELQLQQPHVARMETRPMNIEGKGEITQRALVRNALRMRPDRIVIGEVRGAEAVDMLQAMNTGHEGSLTTIHANTPRDALARLENMISMANLNLPHHSVRQQIASAITVVIQVLRLVDGRRKVTSIQEITGMEGEVVTMQEIFAFRQTGMGPDGKVRGYFCATGVRPKFVERLHAFGVVLPDAMFDPDKHYE